DNA sequence from the Blastomonas fulva genome:
TCGGCGGCTCGTCGTCGAGATACATCTGCGCAGTGTAGTTGATCGGCTCCCCCTGATAGGTGCAGGGGATGACGATACCGCTTTCGGTATAGTCGCCGAACCCCGAGCTGTCGGGCATGCGGATCCATTCGTAGAGCACCAGATTGTCGGCATTGGGCTCGAGCGGCTCGGGCACCGCGGCGCGCAGTGCAACCGGGTCGGTCTCGTAGGTCACGATCATGAATTCGCGGTTTATGAAGCGGTACGGGCCGAGCGGATAGCTGGGCGCTGCGGCGGGCATGGAAGGCAGTTTCAGGATGTCTTCAGGCGTCATGGTCAGGAACCCCCGTTTTTGACCAAAGGATCAGAGAAAAAAGGATTTGATGTCCGTCGACGATGTCACCCCGACATCGTCGAAATGATTGTCCAGCCACTGGGTGGCGCATTCGCGGCCGACATCGCGCAGCTTCTTCATGAAGCCCCAGTCGGGGTTGAGCTTGCTGGTGACGCCCAGGCTTTCCATGAACACCTCGTCCTGGATCGAGTGGATCAGCATCCGGCGGTGCTTGTCGTCGTTGAGCTGGCCATCGTCGATCAGATGGGTGACGAAGGCGATCGCGCGCATCTCGCGCATCAGGCTGGAATTGAAGCTGATCTCGTTGATCCGGTTGAGGATGTCCTTGGCGGTCTTGGGGATTTCCTCGCGGTTGAGCGGGTTGATGTGGACGATCACGACATCGTTGGTCTCGCTGCCATAGATCAGCGGGAAGATTGCCGGATTGCCCATGTATCCGCCGTCCCAATAGGCCTCGCCATCGATCTCGATGGTCTGGAACATGAACGGCAGGCAGCCCGATGCCAGCACCTGATCGGGGCCGATCTCATGGTTCTCGAACATGCGGACCTTGCCGGTGCGTACATTGGTGGCCGACAGGAAAAGCTTGATCGGGCAGCCCTCGCGCAGCACGCCAAAATCGATGCTGGACTCCAGCACCTGGCGCAGCGGATTGAAGTTGAATGGGTTGAGCTCATAAGGCGACATCACCCGCGAGAGG
Encoded proteins:
- a CDS encoding patatin-like phospholipase family protein is translated as MAKASPSSAADAADAKSENVKYVAAANSKPVNLALQGGGAHGAFAWGVLDRLLEDGRLKFDAVSATSAGAMNATVLGYGLTIGGADGAREELEKFWKKISDEGAKGPLQPSWIDKAMGNHSLDFSPAFLMMDILSRVMSPYELNPFNFNPLRQVLESSIDFGVLREGCPIKLFLSATNVRTGKVRMFENHEIGPDQVLASGCLPFMFQTIEIDGEAYWDGGYMGNPAIFPLIYGSETNDVVIVHINPLNREEIPKTAKDILNRINEISFNSSLMREMRAIAFVTHLIDDGQLNDDKHRRMLIHSIQDEVFMESLGVTSKLNPDWGFMKKLRDVGRECATQWLDNHFDDVGVTSSTDIKSFFL